In Cellvibrio polysaccharolyticus, a genomic segment contains:
- a CDS encoding DUF4861 family protein — MIPLKLKQFASVTGSLSGGILLALLAGCDSGKTNSAPAAVTEQPASSTAASIQVVANIQVSNPSDFERTQEPLYFSFYDLGVDPGKLATDDLLAKTGGRVLPSQLIDKDADGAPDGILISTEFAAGETHQLTLEVDANATRPNVIKQTQAEVSQKVGGEWQDKKYIGGTFENVQTLTTPPQYTDHSEYIRYEGPGIESDKVAYRFYMDWRNGFDIFGKKIPDMVLQNVGQDGYKSYHEDADWGLDILKAAKSLGIGSFGFWNGKNTELVSDVRERTATIVNNGDLYSALTIDYADWKVNDQTLDVKAHLAMNAGSRLVHTRITLSEDLPNLAIGFVKQPDTKIFHGPEEISGYAWTYVASWGKQSLSGPDSNLGLAVIFRKQYRREQTEDDYSHVSVMSTAGKEIEYYFLAAWDGEHNGIKTEEEFVAYLDSEIKRLTFTPRVRLDTALDDEQKQFPITAESALKWSQRLADSELERKALDYHADGWDLNRRRVPNFEYDIIGLQPLAFDELAKVIPDDKYQQVIHKVTGSFIKDDGGIRGYKIENYNIDAIKPGRAVLRLYQHTGEEKYRKAADLLNKQLQQHPRTSEGAFWHKQSYPHQVWLDGVYMGMPFLAEYSSLFEEGKHLDEAVKEFKLVHERLRDSKTGLYYHAWDESRQMNWADDETGLSSFFWGRGLGWLAMALVDVLDYIPEDNTELRQPLLDMITELGNDLKTFQDTTGTWFQIMDQPERIGNYRESSASAMFTYFYAKAINKGYLPDSYKETAVKAYEGLINEFVTVHQDGLISMTNQCLVAGLGFGRDGSYDYYMSERIFENDPKGNGPFILAGIEVHKLLKNHP; from the coding sequence GTGATTCCATTGAAACTGAAACAATTTGCCTCCGTTACCGGTAGTTTGTCCGGCGGCATCCTGCTGGCGCTCCTTGCCGGTTGTGACTCCGGAAAAACAAACTCCGCACCCGCCGCCGTTACCGAACAACCGGCGTCATCCACTGCTGCATCCATCCAGGTTGTTGCCAACATTCAGGTTTCCAACCCGTCTGATTTTGAACGCACGCAAGAGCCGCTGTATTTCTCCTTTTACGATCTTGGTGTTGACCCGGGCAAACTGGCCACCGACGATTTGCTGGCGAAAACTGGCGGTCGTGTGTTGCCTTCGCAGCTGATTGATAAAGATGCCGACGGCGCGCCCGATGGCATTTTAATTTCGACCGAATTCGCCGCCGGTGAAACCCATCAGCTGACGCTGGAAGTTGACGCCAATGCAACCCGCCCCAATGTAATCAAACAAACCCAGGCTGAAGTTTCCCAAAAAGTGGGTGGCGAATGGCAGGACAAGAAATACATTGGCGGCACTTTTGAAAATGTGCAAACGCTGACTACCCCGCCGCAGTACACCGACCATTCCGAATATATTCGCTACGAAGGCCCGGGCATCGAGTCCGATAAAGTGGCCTACCGTTTTTATATGGACTGGCGCAACGGCTTTGATATTTTCGGTAAAAAAATTCCGGACATGGTGCTGCAAAACGTGGGACAGGACGGCTACAAGTCCTACCACGAAGATGCCGACTGGGGTCTCGATATTCTTAAAGCAGCCAAATCATTAGGTATTGGCAGCTTCGGTTTCTGGAATGGTAAAAATACCGAACTGGTTTCCGATGTACGCGAGCGCACGGCAACTATCGTTAACAATGGCGATTTGTATTCCGCCTTGACCATTGACTACGCCGACTGGAAAGTGAATGATCAGACCCTCGACGTAAAAGCACACCTGGCAATGAACGCTGGCAGCCGCCTGGTGCACACCCGCATCACCCTGTCGGAAGATTTACCCAACCTGGCGATCGGTTTTGTTAAACAACCGGACACCAAAATTTTCCACGGCCCGGAAGAAATCAGCGGCTATGCGTGGACCTATGTGGCCAGCTGGGGCAAACAAAGCCTGAGCGGCCCGGATAGCAACCTCGGTTTGGCAGTTATTTTCCGCAAGCAGTATCGCAGAGAACAAACCGAAGATGATTACAGCCATGTGTCAGTCATGAGCACTGCCGGCAAGGAAATTGAATATTACTTCCTGGCGGCATGGGACGGCGAACACAACGGTATTAAAACCGAAGAAGAGTTTGTTGCTTATCTGGATTCAGAAATCAAACGTCTGACCTTCACTCCACGTGTTCGTCTTGACACGGCTTTGGATGATGAGCAAAAACAATTCCCGATCACCGCTGAAAGCGCCCTGAAGTGGAGCCAGCGTCTGGCTGATTCCGAACTGGAGCGTAAAGCACTGGATTACCATGCTGACGGCTGGGACCTTAACCGTCGCCGTGTGCCCAACTTTGAATACGACATTATCGGCTTGCAGCCATTGGCGTTTGATGAGTTGGCCAAAGTGATTCCGGACGATAAATACCAGCAAGTTATTCATAAAGTAACTGGCAGCTTCATTAAAGACGACGGCGGCATTCGCGGTTACAAGATCGAAAATTACAACATCGATGCCATCAAACCTGGCCGCGCGGTACTGCGTTTGTATCAGCACACCGGTGAAGAAAAATACCGCAAAGCAGCAGACCTGCTGAACAAACAATTGCAGCAGCACCCGCGCACCAGCGAAGGCGCCTTCTGGCACAAGCAGTCTTATCCGCATCAGGTATGGCTGGATGGCGTTTACATGGGCATGCCGTTCCTTGCTGAATACTCCTCGCTGTTTGAAGAAGGCAAGCATTTGGACGAAGCGGTAAAAGAATTCAAACTGGTTCATGAAAGACTGCGCGATAGCAAAACCGGCCTTTACTACCACGCGTGGGATGAATCCCGCCAAATGAACTGGGCGGATGACGAAACCGGTTTGTCATCTTTCTTCTGGGGTCGCGGTTTGGGCTGGTTGGCCATGGCGCTGGTGGATGTTCTCGATTACATTCCGGAAGACAATACCGAACTGCGTCAACCGCTGCTGGATATGATTACCGAACTGGGTAATGACCTGAAAACCTTCCAGGACACTACCGGTACTTGGTTCCAGATCATGGATCAACCGGAGCGTATTGGTAACTACCGTGAGTCCAGCGCTTCGGCCATGTTTACCTACTTCTATGCCAAGGCCATCAACAAGGGTTACCTGCCAGATTCCTACAAGGAAACTGCGGTTAAAGCGTACGAAGGTCTGATCAATGAATTCGTTACTGTGCATCAGGATGGCTTGATCAGCATGACCAACCAGTGCCTGGTTGCCGGCCTCGGATTTGGCCGTGACGGCAGTTACGATTACTATATGAGCGAGCGCATTTTTGAAAATGACCCGAAAGGCAATGGCCCTTTCATCCTCGCAGGTATTGAAGTTCACAAACTGCTAAAAAATCATCCGTGA
- the kduI gene encoding 5-dehydro-4-deoxy-D-glucuronate isomerase, which produces MRTITDERFAVHADDFKHYDTEKLRKHFLIEKVFVPGDITFSYTHYDRLMVGGVQPTVQPIKLDTYDQLKSEHFLDRRELGAINVGGNGKVRVDGEEYAVAHKEAIYVGRGAKEVIFSSDNAESPAKFYLNSTPAHHTFPTRKVGKADANVLQLGSSETCNERSIYQLLIHSVLETCQLQMGMTELKSGSIWNTMPMHTHSRRMEAYFYFEVPQDQAVCHFMGPAQESRHLWVTNEQAVVSPPWSVHSGAGTANYTFIWGMAGENLDYSDMDFYKPSELL; this is translated from the coding sequence ATGAGAACCATTACTGACGAACGTTTTGCCGTCCATGCTGATGATTTCAAACACTACGATACTGAAAAGCTGCGCAAGCATTTTCTAATCGAAAAAGTTTTTGTACCGGGTGACATCACCTTCTCTTACACCCATTACGACCGTTTGATGGTTGGCGGCGTTCAGCCAACCGTGCAACCGATCAAACTGGACACTTACGACCAGCTGAAATCCGAACATTTTCTGGATCGCCGTGAACTGGGTGCCATCAACGTTGGCGGCAATGGCAAGGTACGTGTTGACGGCGAAGAATATGCTGTTGCCCACAAAGAAGCCATTTACGTAGGCCGTGGTGCCAAAGAAGTTATTTTCAGCAGCGACAACGCTGAAAGCCCGGCCAAGTTTTATTTAAACTCCACCCCGGCGCATCACACCTTCCCGACCCGCAAAGTCGGCAAAGCCGATGCCAACGTGTTGCAACTCGGCTCGTCCGAAACCTGTAACGAGCGCTCTATTTATCAGCTGCTGATTCACTCCGTGCTGGAAACCTGCCAGTTGCAAATGGGGATGACCGAGCTGAAATCCGGCAGCATCTGGAACACCATGCCGATGCACACCCACAGCCGCCGTATGGAAGCCTACTTCTACTTTGAAGTACCGCAAGACCAGGCCGTTTGCCACTTTATGGGCCCGGCCCAGGAAAGCCGTCACCTCTGGGTAACCAACGAGCAGGCTGTTGTTTCTCCGCCCTGGTCGGTACACTCCGGTGCTGGCACCGCCAACTACACCTTTATCTGGGGTATGGCGGGTGAAAACCTCGATTACTCCGACATGGACTTTTACAAGCCCAGCGAATTGCTATAA
- a CDS encoding gluconate 5-dehydrogenase, which translates to MTTSLFDLTGKVALVTGATHGLGMAMASGLAGAGATLIINGNSSQEKIDNAVAAYRAKGFKAFGYKFNVTDEDQVEAAVAQIEADHGPVDILVNNAGIIKRIPLLEMPLSEFEEVIKTDLTGVFTMTRPVARRMVERRAGKIINICSMMSELGRNSVGAYAAAKGGLKMLTRNMATEWAKYNVQVNGIGPGYFATAQTEPIRVDGHPFNDFIINRTPAGKWGDPDDLQGATVFLASKASDFVTGQIVYVDGGILATIGKPSNEN; encoded by the coding sequence ATGACAACTTCTCTTTTTGATCTGACCGGCAAAGTTGCGCTGGTGACCGGTGCCACTCATGGCCTGGGTATGGCGATGGCTTCCGGCCTTGCCGGTGCGGGCGCAACCCTGATTATCAACGGTAACTCCTCCCAGGAAAAAATTGATAACGCGGTTGCGGCTTATCGTGCAAAAGGCTTCAAGGCTTTCGGTTACAAATTTAACGTAACCGACGAAGACCAGGTAGAAGCTGCTGTTGCGCAAATCGAAGCCGATCATGGCCCGGTAGATATTCTGGTCAACAACGCCGGCATCATCAAACGTATTCCGCTGCTGGAAATGCCGCTGAGCGAGTTTGAAGAAGTGATCAAAACCGACCTCACCGGTGTGTTCACCATGACCCGCCCGGTTGCCCGTCGCATGGTTGAACGCCGTGCCGGCAAGATCATCAATATCTGTTCCATGATGAGCGAATTGGGCCGTAACTCGGTAGGCGCTTACGCGGCGGCCAAAGGCGGTTTGAAAATGCTGACCCGCAACATGGCGACCGAATGGGCGAAATACAATGTTCAGGTTAACGGTATCGGCCCAGGCTATTTTGCCACCGCCCAAACCGAGCCAATCCGTGTTGATGGCCACCCGTTTAACGATTTCATTATCAACCGTACCCCGGCTGGTAAATGGGGTGATCCGGACGACCTGCAAGGCGCCACCGTTTTCCTGGCATCCAAAGCCAGTGATTTTGTGACCGGTCAAATCGTGTATGTGGATGGCGGTATTCTCGCCACGATTGGCAAGCCGTCCAACGAAAATTAA
- a CDS encoding SDR family oxidoreductase, with translation MSAAVQPRLQDPRFKHPRPDFSDQPQSIPGDEKDMHPAADHGEKSYRGNQRLQDQVVLITGGDSGIGRAIALACAREGADILFTWLDETDDAQITKELIESTGRKAVSVQMDQTSRQACDESVARCIDELGRIDVLINNAAFQKTYETLQDITDEEISLTFKTNIEAFFYFSRAALPHIPPGGSIINTTSIQAFAPKRFLLPYAATKAAIANFTIALAQEAIDYGVRVNAVAPGPVWTPLIPSTMPAEKVATFGENTLFGRPAQPAELAPLYVFLASEDASYISGEIYGITGGNKQL, from the coding sequence ATGTCAGCAGCGGTACAACCTCGCCTTCAGGATCCGCGTTTCAAACACCCGCGCCCGGATTTTTCCGATCAACCACAATCCATTCCTGGCGATGAAAAAGATATGCATCCTGCTGCTGATCATGGCGAAAAATCCTATCGTGGCAATCAACGCCTGCAAGATCAGGTAGTGCTCATCACTGGCGGTGACAGCGGTATTGGTCGCGCCATTGCCCTTGCCTGCGCTCGCGAAGGTGCCGATATTTTATTTACCTGGCTGGATGAAACAGACGATGCTCAAATCACCAAGGAATTAATTGAAAGTACCGGACGCAAAGCGGTTTCGGTGCAAATGGATCAGACCTCACGCCAGGCCTGCGATGAAAGTGTCGCCCGTTGCATTGATGAACTGGGTCGCATCGATGTATTGATTAATAACGCCGCTTTTCAAAAAACTTATGAAACCTTGCAGGATATTACTGACGAAGAGATTTCATTGACCTTCAAAACCAATATTGAAGCCTTCTTTTATTTTTCCCGTGCGGCACTGCCTCATATTCCACCGGGTGGCTCCATTATTAATACCACGTCCATTCAGGCGTTCGCCCCCAAACGCTTCCTGCTGCCTTATGCGGCGACCAAAGCGGCTATCGCCAATTTCACCATTGCCCTGGCACAGGAAGCCATCGACTACGGCGTGCGGGTGAATGCGGTGGCTCCGGGCCCGGTGTGGACACCGCTGATTCCATCCACCATGCCCGCTGAAAAAGTCGCGACTTTTGGTGAGAACACCTTGTTCGGCCGACCTGCGCAGCCTGCCGAACTGGCTCCACTTTACGTTTTTCTGGCGTCTGAAGATGCCAGTTATATATCCGGTGAAATTTACGGTATCACCGGTGGCAACAAGCAGTTGTAG
- a CDS encoding phosphatase PAP2 family protein, with the protein MKNFGHQKPVSTKPITAGWQWKPFIVCQLLAVLVLCSWLWSPTRTLWDLADDQLFLLLNQPLANHGWWAWIWAIGSLRPMDILVGVVMLAFLMRGNFIFPTRQVQRALFMFISVLFLLLIMRTLFSEILKLLDWQRASPSLIFEDAVRLSELFPDWQYWQPKDSSSTSFPGDHASVMLLWALFLSFFARGWPLVMIWLFATVGMLPRLVAGAHWGSDDFVGGLFLVLIAIAWGCYTPYAHRCSEVMMRIMAPLFRFAARIPPLHRLSLLKKPSAELPTR; encoded by the coding sequence GTGAAAAATTTTGGTCATCAAAAACCTGTTAGCACTAAACCTATTACTGCAGGATGGCAGTGGAAACCTTTTATTGTATGCCAGCTTCTCGCCGTGCTGGTGTTATGCAGCTGGCTGTGGAGCCCTACCCGCACACTTTGGGATTTGGCAGACGACCAATTGTTTTTATTGCTCAATCAGCCGCTGGCCAATCATGGTTGGTGGGCCTGGATCTGGGCGATCGGCAGTTTGCGCCCCATGGATATACTGGTGGGTGTGGTGATGCTGGCATTTTTGATGCGTGGCAATTTTATTTTTCCTACCCGCCAGGTACAACGCGCGCTGTTTATGTTTATCAGCGTACTTTTTCTTCTGCTAATAATGCGCACCCTGTTCAGTGAAATTCTCAAATTACTGGATTGGCAGCGCGCCAGCCCGTCCCTGATATTTGAAGATGCGGTACGCCTTTCTGAATTATTTCCCGACTGGCAATACTGGCAACCGAAAGATTCCTCTTCGACCAGCTTTCCGGGTGACCACGCCTCGGTAATGTTGTTGTGGGCTTTGTTTCTGAGTTTTTTTGCACGCGGCTGGCCGCTGGTGATGATCTGGCTGTTTGCCACCGTGGGCATGTTGCCTCGCCTGGTAGCTGGTGCACATTGGGGTTCAGATGATTTTGTGGGCGGTTTATTTTTAGTGTTGATAGCAATTGCCTGGGGATGTTACACACCCTACGCGCATCGCTGCAGCGAAGTGATGATGCGCATCATGGCACCGCTGTTTCGCTTTGCAGCCCGCATTCCCCCGCTGCACCGGTTAAGTCTGTTGAAAAAACCCTCGGCGGAATTACCGACCCGATGA
- a CDS encoding siderophore-interacting protein, translating to MNLLFGINGNALLSVGIVIESLPGFSSEENHRLIEVILMAGPTIRQLTVVKTERITPNMQRVTLGGDDLADFPEGQESGYIKLLFPREPADQPAEPDAKALRPIMRTYTIRAFNLAARELVVDLVLHGEGEDAGPASGWARHTQPGDTLSIAGPGPTKLVNNEADWFLIAGDMTALPAISCNLEQLPATARGYAVIEIIDEADKQALTVPAGIDIRWVINPHPDQPSTVLADAVRAVPWQEGRVSAWVACEFSTMRNLREYLKRDREVGRGDFYISSYWKIGRSEDQHKADKREDADAQPAG from the coding sequence TTGAACCTGTTGTTCGGTATCAATGGCAACGCCTTGTTGTCAGTTGGCATTGTGATAGAGTCGTTGCCGGGTTTTTCCAGTGAGGAAAACCACAGGCTGATAGAGGTAATATTAATGGCAGGACCAACGATCAGACAGTTGACGGTCGTGAAAACCGAACGTATTACGCCCAACATGCAACGTGTAACCCTGGGCGGTGATGATCTGGCCGATTTCCCCGAAGGCCAGGAAAGTGGCTATATCAAGTTGTTATTCCCGCGGGAGCCCGCCGACCAGCCCGCAGAACCCGACGCCAAAGCCTTGCGGCCCATCATGCGCACTTACACCATTCGCGCCTTCAACCTCGCCGCCAGAGAACTGGTGGTTGATCTGGTGCTGCATGGCGAGGGCGAAGATGCCGGGCCCGCTTCCGGCTGGGCCAGACACACACAACCGGGTGACACACTCAGCATTGCCGGGCCCGGCCCGACCAAGCTGGTGAACAATGAAGCCGACTGGTTTTTAATCGCGGGCGATATGACCGCGCTGCCCGCTATCAGCTGTAACCTGGAGCAATTGCCCGCTACGGCACGCGGTTATGCCGTCATCGAAATTATTGATGAGGCCGACAAGCAGGCATTGACGGTTCCGGCCGGAATAGATATTCGCTGGGTTATCAATCCTCACCCTGACCAGCCATCCACCGTGCTGGCCGATGCGGTGCGTGCGGTGCCCTGGCAAGAAGGTCGTGTATCGGCCTGGGTCGCGTGTGAGTTTTCCACCATGCGTAATTTGCGCGAATATCTCAAGCGTGACCGTGAAGTAGGACGCGGTGATTTTTACATCAGCAGCTATTGGAAAATTGGTCGCTCTGAAGACCAGCACAAAGCCGATAAGCGTGAAGACGCCGATGCACAACCCGCCGGTTGA
- a CDS encoding glutathione peroxidase, giving the protein MNNHSQIAGVAALLVMTSGAFAACPDYLQGEYRKLHSSDNVNLCQLVENKPVLVVNTASHCGFTKQFKGLEAVHQQYKDQGLVVIGFASNDFDQEAKDEAEAADICFTNFGVSFTMIAPTHVKGDDANALFAELADKADAPKWNFNKYLLDREGKLVEHFGSSTAPDSKKLTGAIEKVL; this is encoded by the coding sequence ATGAACAATCATTCTCAAATCGCCGGTGTTGCGGCACTGCTGGTGATGACCTCCGGCGCGTTTGCCGCCTGCCCGGATTATCTGCAAGGCGAATACCGCAAGCTGCATTCCAGTGACAACGTCAATTTATGCCAGCTGGTAGAAAACAAGCCGGTACTGGTGGTCAACACCGCCAGCCACTGCGGTTTCACCAAGCAATTCAAAGGGCTGGAAGCGGTGCACCAGCAGTACAAGGATCAAGGTCTGGTGGTGATCGGTTTTGCCAGCAACGACTTTGACCAGGAAGCCAAAGACGAAGCCGAGGCTGCCGACATCTGCTTCACCAACTTCGGCGTCAGCTTCACCATGATTGCGCCGACCCATGTAAAAGGTGACGATGCCAACGCACTCTTCGCAGAATTGGCTGACAAGGCCGACGCCCCCAAGTGGAACTTCAACAAATACCTGCTGGATCGCGAGGGCAAGCTGGTAGAACATTTCGGCAGCTCCACCGCGCCAGACTCCAAAAAACTGACCGGTGCCATCGAAAAAGTGCTTTGA